CGTTGTACACCTCATCTACGTCAGTCTCGTGACACACCAACTCAAAAAGTTTGTTCTGCTCCGCAGACAATACGCTCGACAACGCAACCATGGCCATACTTACGAATACCAACATCATTCGTTTCATGAATTTGGTACCACTACGGTAGTGGCCAACTATTAGTGCCAGCTTTATACAGCTTCCGATTGAACCACCTCAGGAGTTCGTCAACTAGTTCCTTTCGTTCCTGCTCTTTGATGTCATCGTTGTCCCAGCGAAATTTTTCGCAGTTGCGCTCTTCCTCGCACCAGATGGTTGTAACAGTAATGGTTTTTGTAATCTTAAACTCACTGATACGTTTCAGGGTGTGTTCCCAGAGCCACCAGTCCACCCCGACCTCTGGCCCAATCGGCAGCTTGCCGCCTCCAGGAGGAAAGTTACCGCCAGCCGAGGGACGATAATTCTGCGGATGCAGAATGCGGAACTGCAGGAGTATTTGCTCGTCGAAAATAGTCTTAGTCGACGTAGAAACTCGCGGAATCCCTCTGAAGCAATTCGGGTACAGTCCCCAGGGGTCGACCCAGAACAGCGGGTTCCCGTTTGCGTAGGCGTAGGTGTTAGTCCCACCACCTAACCCTATCGGATCACTCGTAATATACCGCCCCGTGGCCGGATCATAATACCGGTTCCAGTTGTAGTGCAGCCCGGTCTCACTGTCGAAGTACTGCCCCGGGAAGCGCAGGTTCACGGTGACGGTGGACAGTTCTTCCGCTGGCGTGTCGCCAAAGGCACTGCCCTCCCAGCGCCAGACGATGGCCTGGCTTTGATCGGTCGCCAGGCGGGCGGTTTGCAGGTGATCGGCGTGCAGGTAGGTGAGGATCTCGCCGGCCTGCTGGTCGATCTGTGCCACTGGGACGTCATCGTGCCACAGGTAGTCCCGCAGCGGGCTGCCGTCGCCGGCCGCCTCGCCAATCAGGTTGCCGCGCAGGTCGTACAGGTACACGGTGACCGCGCCACCCACCACCTTGTGGCTGCGCAGGCCGTCGGCGCCGTAACGGTAGCTGGCCAGGGTGGTGGCGCCCTGCTCGACGGCGCTCAAACGCCCGGCCTGGTCGTAGTGGTAGGTCCGGCCCTGGGCGTCCTGGGTCAGGTTGCCGGCGGCGTCGTGGCTCAGCGGCTGGCTGTCGATGGCGCTCAGGCGGTTGCTGGTCGGGCTGTAGGCGTAGGTCTGCGCGCCGGCGTCGCTGACCTGCCCCAGGCGGTTGCCGTTGCCGTCGTAGCGGTAGTCGGTCTGGCTGGCGCCGTGGACTTGCTGGGTCAGCCGGTCCAGGGCGTCGTAGCCGTAGGCGCTGGCGATGCTGGTGTTGGCGCGGGTCAGCAGGTTGCCGCTGGCGTCATACGCCATCAGGGTCTGGTCGACGCTGCCCACGGTCAGCTGGGTCAGGCGCCCTTGCAGGTCGTACTGGCGGGTTTCGGTCACGCCGTTGCCGTAGCTGCGCCCGGTGACCTGGCCGGCGGCGCTGTACTGCACGTCCAGTAGGCTGTGGGCGACGCCGCCAAGCGTGCTGTCGATGCCGCTGATCCGCTGCACGGCGTCGCGGCGGTAGCTGACGGTGCGCCCGCTGGGTAGGGTCATGGCCACCCTCTGGTGGCTGGCGTTGTACTGGTAGGTCTGGGTGTAGGCGATGCCCTCCCGGGTGTCGGTCTTGGCGGTCAGGTTGCCGTAGGCGTCGTAGGCGTAGCCGGTGCTGCCACTGTGATCGGTGATGGCGCACAGCCGGCCGCTGCCGTGGGCGCAGGTATCGTAGCTCAAGCTGACGTTCTGGGTCCCGTCCGGGTAGGCGATGCCGGTCAGGCGGTCCAGGGCGTCGTAGCGGTAGCTGCGCGTGACACCGCGCGCGTCGGTCAGGCCGGTCAGGTTGTTGTTCAGGTCGAAGCTGTAGCTCACGGTGCCCCGGTCCGGGCCGGTTTCCTGGATCACCCGCCCCAGGGGATCGACCTGGTAGGCGGTGCTGGCGCCGTTGGGGGCGCTGATCTGGCCGTTGGCGTTGTACTGGTAGTGGGTGCTGCCGGCGAGCGCGTCGATCTGCTCGATCAGGCGGTTGCCGGGGTCGTAAACGGTGCCGGTCTGGTGGCCATTGGGGTCGGTGCTGGTGACCGGGTTGTCGGCGCCGTCGTAGCCGCATGGACGGTTGCACCGCCAACGATGGGCCGGTCGGTTTCACGCGCCAGATGAGCCGACTGCCCGCCTTCCTGCGCGAGAGTTTCACTTACGATCGCGGCAGCGAAATGGCGCGCCACGTCGAGCTGGCACGGCGGCTCAATCTGGACATCTGGTTCGCCGATCCGCACGCCCCCTGGCAACGCGGCAGCAATGAAAACACCAACGGATTGCTCCGACAATTCTTGCTGAAAGGCGCCGACCTTTCCGGTGTCAGTCAGACCCAACTCAACGACATCGCGCGACTCATGAACAATCGTCCGCGCATGACGCTCGGCTGGAAAACGCCCGCCGAAGTCATGGCCGAAGAGATGGCCAAATTTTCCAACCGTGTTGCACTTGACTCTTGAGACTACCCAGTGCCAAAGGTTGTTCTTTGGGCTGATCACCAAGCTCGGTTATGATCATCATGGAGCGGACACAGACCGATCAGATCCGCGCCATGGCGCTTCAAGGTGATCCCCATTCCTTGAGGTAGACACCCTGACGGATCGGGAGAAGAACCTGGCCAAGGAGATTCTGGACTTGGTGATCCTCAAGCACCGTTTCCGCGAACTGACCGGCCCCAAGGCCGCCATCGGCTGACGGAGGGAACAGAACATGAGCATTCAGACAGAACCTATGCAGGACCTGGTGGAGAAGATTCAATCACTACCGGCTGAACGCATCGCCGAGGTCGAGGATTTTGTGGATTTCTTGAAACAGAGAGCACGGGCAAAACAGCACGCTAAGCGCGAGCCACTGGATTTTCCGGTGATCAGCGTCGGCAAGTGGCCCGAGGATTTGAGTCTACGCCGCGAGGATATGTATGGCGACGATGGACGATAACGCGCTGTTCGTCGATACCAACGTCCTGGTCTACGCCAATGTTATCGAAACGCCATTTCATGAACAGGCGCTGGCGGCAATCAATGCCGCCTACCAAGCCAACCGAACGATCTGGATCAGCCGCCAGATCATTCGTGAGTATCTGGTTACGATGACCCGGCCCCAGGCCTTCGAGAACCTGCCAAAGGCCACGGCGCTCGAACAGATCGATCAGTTCATAGAGCGTTTTCAAGTGGCGGACGACACTGCCGCCGTCACCGGCCAACTCGTCAAGCTG
Above is a window of Immundisolibacter sp. DNA encoding:
- a CDS encoding DUF2281 domain-containing protein, yielding MSIQTEPMQDLVEKIQSLPAERIAEVEDFVDFLKQRARAKQHAKREPLDFPVISVGKWPEDLSLRREDMYGDDGR
- a CDS encoding type II toxin-antitoxin system VapC family toxin encodes the protein MDDNALFVDTNVLVYANVIETPFHEQALAAINAAYQANRTIWISRQIIREYLVTMTRPQAFENLPKATALEQIDQFIERFQVADDTAAVTGQLVKLMGDFQIGGKQVHDTNIVATMQAYGIPALLTHNTKDFERFGEAIRIEGI
- a CDS encoding RHS repeat domain-containing protein codes for the protein MSYSFDLNNNLTGLTDARGVTRSYRYDALDRLTGIAYPDGTQNVSLSYDTCAHGSGRLCAITDHSGSTGYAYDAYGNLTAKTDTREGIAYTQTYQYNASHQRVAMTLPSGRTVSYRRDAVQRISGIDSTLGGVAHSLLDVQYSAAGQVTGRSYGNGVTETRQYDLQGRLTQLTVGSVDQTLMAYDASGNLLTRANTSIASAYGYDALDRLTQQVHGASQTDYRYDGNGNRLGQVSDAGAQTYAYSPTSNRLSAIDSQPLSHDAAGNLTQDAQGRTYHYDQAGRLSAVEQGATTLASYRYGADGLRSHKVVGGAVTVYLYDLRGNLIGEAAGDGSPLRDYLWHDDVPVAQIDQQAGEILTYLHADHLQTARLATDQSQAIVWRWEGSAFGDTPAEELSTVTVNLRFPGQYFDSETGLHYNWNRYYDPATGRYITSDPIGLGGGTNTYAYANGNPLFWVDPWGLYPNCFRGIPRVSTSTKTIFDEQILLQFRILHPQNYRPSAGGNFPPGGGKLPIGPEVGVDWWLWEHTLKRISEFKITKTITVTTIWCEEERNCEKFRWDNDDIKEQERKELVDELLRWFNRKLYKAGTNSWPLP